The following are from one region of the Ananas comosus cultivar F153 linkage group 20, ASM154086v1, whole genome shotgun sequence genome:
- the LOC109725871 gene encoding uncharacterized protein At2g17340-like isoform X3, protein MAGHRIALLRELVLRELGFVDIFKKVKDEENAKAISLFEDVVRLNDAIEDEGKRVENLIRGILAGNIFDLGSAQLAEVFARDGMSFLASCQNLVSRPWVIDDLDAFKMSWTKKSWKKAVIFVDNSGADLVLGILPFARELLRHGTKVILAANDLPSINDVTYPELIEIIAKLKDENGQLAGVDASGLLVVNSGNDLPVIDLTAVSPELAFMASDADLVILEGMGRAIETNLYAQFKCDSIKIGMVKHPEVAQFLGGRLYDCVFKYNEVLNY, encoded by the exons ATGGCGGGCCACCGGATTGCATT GCTTCGAGAGCTAGTTCTTAGAGAATTGGGGTTTGTCGATATATTCAAGAAGGTCAAG GACGAGGAAAATGCTAAAGCTATATCTCTATTTGAGGATGTTGTTCGGCTTAATGATGCTATTGAAGACGAAGGAAAACGAGTGGAGAACTTGATTAGGGGTATATTGGCAGGGAACATTTTTGATTTAGGATCTGCACAG CTTGCAGAAGTTTTTGCAAGGGATGGCATGTCTTTCCTGGCAAGTTGTCAGAATCTCGTATCTCGACCTTGGGTTATTGATGATTTGGATGCATTTAAAATGAGCTGGACCAAAAAGTCTTGGAAAAAG GCAGTCATTTTTGTTGACAACTCTGGTGCTGATTTAGTATTGGGTATATTGCCCTTTGCAAGAGAGTTACTCCGGCATGGGACAAAG GTGATTCTGGCTGCCAATGACCTGCCTTCTATTAATGATGTTACTTACCCTGAACTGATCGAGATTATCGCAAAG CTGAAGGATGAGAATGGGCAGTTAGCAGGTGTTGATGCTTCTGGCCTTCTTGTTGTTAATTCCGGTAACGACCTCCcg GTTATTGATCTAACAGCTGTGTCACCAGAACTTGCATTCATGGCAAGTGATGCAGACTTAGTCATACTGGAAGGAATG GGTAGAGCAATAGAGACTAATCTTTACGCGCAATTCAAATGTGACTCCATCAAGATTGGAATG GTTAAGCACCCGGAAGTTGCTCAGTTCTTGGGAGGGAGGCTTTATGATTGTGTATTCAAGTACAACGAGGTCCTAAACTACTGA
- the LOC109725871 gene encoding uncharacterized protein At2g17340-like isoform X1, with amino-acid sequence MESSSPSVPFPLLQTPIESTYRACTIPYRFPSDNPRKATPVEIQWIDLFLNSVPSFRQRAESDTSVADAPIKAEKFAQRYTAILEELKKNPESHGGPPDCILLCRLRELVLRELGFVDIFKKVKDEENAKAISLFEDVVRLNDAIEDEGKRVENLIRGILAGNIFDLGSAQLAEVFARDGMSFLASCQNLVSRPWVIDDLDAFKMSWTKKSWKKAVIFVDNSGADLVLGILPFARELLRHGTKVILAANDLPSINDVTYPELIEIIAKLKDENGQLAGVDASGLLVVNSGNDLPVIDLTAVSPELAFMASDADLVILEGMGRAIETNLYAQFKCDSIKIGMVKHPEVAQFLGGRLYDCVFKYNEVLNY; translated from the exons ATGGAGAGCTCGTCTCCTTCGGTGCCGTTTCCGCTGCTGCAGACGCCGATCGAGTCCACGTACAGGGCGTGCACCATCCCCTACAGGTTCCCCTCCGACAACCCCCGCAAGGCCACCCCCGTCGAGATCCAGTGGATCGATCTCTTCCTCAACTCCGTCCCCTCTTTTAG GCAACGAGCAGAGAGTGACACCTCAGTAGCTGATGCTCCTATCAAAGCAGAAAAGTTTGCTCAAAG GTACACAGCAATCCttgaagaattaaagaaaaatccTGAGAGTCATGGCGGGCCACCGGATTGCATT CTTCTTTGTAGGCTTCGAGAGCTAGTTCTTAGAGAATTGGGGTTTGTCGATATATTCAAGAAGGTCAAG GACGAGGAAAATGCTAAAGCTATATCTCTATTTGAGGATGTTGTTCGGCTTAATGATGCTATTGAAGACGAAGGAAAACGAGTGGAGAACTTGATTAGGGGTATATTGGCAGGGAACATTTTTGATTTAGGATCTGCACAG CTTGCAGAAGTTTTTGCAAGGGATGGCATGTCTTTCCTGGCAAGTTGTCAGAATCTCGTATCTCGACCTTGGGTTATTGATGATTTGGATGCATTTAAAATGAGCTGGACCAAAAAGTCTTGGAAAAAG GCAGTCATTTTTGTTGACAACTCTGGTGCTGATTTAGTATTGGGTATATTGCCCTTTGCAAGAGAGTTACTCCGGCATGGGACAAAG GTGATTCTGGCTGCCAATGACCTGCCTTCTATTAATGATGTTACTTACCCTGAACTGATCGAGATTATCGCAAAG CTGAAGGATGAGAATGGGCAGTTAGCAGGTGTTGATGCTTCTGGCCTTCTTGTTGTTAATTCCGGTAACGACCTCCcg GTTATTGATCTAACAGCTGTGTCACCAGAACTTGCATTCATGGCAAGTGATGCAGACTTAGTCATACTGGAAGGAATG GGTAGAGCAATAGAGACTAATCTTTACGCGCAATTCAAATGTGACTCCATCAAGATTGGAATG GTTAAGCACCCGGAAGTTGCTCAGTTCTTGGGAGGGAGGCTTTATGATTGTGTATTCAAGTACAACGAGGTCCTAAACTACTGA
- the LOC109725841 gene encoding uncharacterized protein LOC109725841, with amino-acid sequence MLGSMRNDLIKQFEIHKTAKEMWSAVKKAFGKLDASRIQALTMTFETYKMPTGDSMTDHLRKMGTMIRDLEEAGSSLSSTQQITGVLRSLPDSWDTMKKVLIHNNQIQSFEDLSHHLILEFELAITEAAVTALVTQHKESKETDLQTKAKVPFQRQRLQHLLDLRTGGPHEK; translated from the exons ATGCTTGGTAGCATGCGTAACGATTTAATTAAGCAATTTGAAATTCACAAAACTGCTAAAGAGATGTGGTCCGCTGTCAAGAAAGCATTTGGAAAATTGGACGCCTCGCGTATACAGGCTCTAACTATGACGTTCGAGACATACAAGATGCCTACTGGTGATTCTATGACAGATCATCTCAGAAAAATGGGCACCATGATTCGTGATCTTGAAGAAGCTGGAAGTTCTCTTTCTTCTACCCAACAAATTACAGGTGTACTTAGGTCTTTACCAGATTCCTGGGATACTATGAAAAAGGTGCTAATTCACAACAATCAGATTCAATCTTTTGAAGACCTATCACACCATCTTATCTTGGAGTTTGAGCTTGCAATCACTGAAGCCGCAGTCACCGCTCTCGTCACACAGCATAAGGAGTCAAAAG AAACCGACCTCCAAACAAAAGCAAAAGTACCCTTTCAAAGGCAAAGGTTGCAACATTTGTTGGATTTGCGGACAGGAGGGCCACATGAAAAATGA
- the LOC109725924 gene encoding exopolygalacturonase — translation MKLLVLFALACACFAGNAAGRRRTSPTSFNVLHFGARADGLTDDSNAFMEAWKAACASSGTVRLHIPRGTYFVGPVKFTGPCVNVHSLTVYMKGYLKASTDLSKYVKGDDWIEIGWVDRLTLTGFGTFDGQGSVSWPYNNCPTKKNCKVLPTSIKFVAANNTVVRGITSVNSKFFHIAAVGCNNFWASNIRITAPSDSPNTDGIHIERSSGVTIYSSVIGTGDDCISIGQGNSHVLLSGIKCGPGHGISVGSLGRYQNEGDVRGLVVRDCTLAGTTNGLRIKTWENSPGSSLATNMTFQNIVMKSVANPIIIDQTYCPYMSCSSKVPSRVKISDISFRSIRGTSTTPVAVTFRCSRGIPCQNINLHDVHLRYVGREPATAQCLNIKARYSGMQIPPPCK, via the exons ATGAAGCTTTTGGTCCTGTTTGCTTTAGCATGTGCTTGCTTCGCTGGTAATGCTGCAGGTCGGAGGAGAACAAGCCCCACTTCTTTCAACGTCCTGCATTTTGGCGCCCGAGCAGACGGGCTCACCGATGATAGCAAT GCATTCATGGAAGCATGGAAGGCGGCGTGTGCATCGAGCGGCACGGTCAGGCTTCACATTCCGAGGGGGACTTATTTCGTCGGCCCCGTCAAGTTTACGGGCCCTTGTGTAAATGTTCATTCCTTAACAGTTTATATGAAG GGATACTTGAAGGCATCTACTGATCTGAGCAAGTATGTGAAGGGCGATGATTGGATCGAGATCGGATGGGTCGATAGGTTGACATTGACTGGATTCGGGACTTTTGATGGCCAAGGATCTGTTTCATGGCCTTACAACAATTGCCCAACGAAGAAGAATTGCAAAGTTCTCCCGACT TCGATTAAGTTTGTCGCAGCCAATAACACAGTGGTGAGGGGTATAACATCTGTGAATAGTAAGTTCTTCCACATTGCCGCTGTGGGTTGTAATAACTTCTGGGCAAGCAATATCAGGATCACTGCACCCTCAGATAGCCCGAACACTGATGGAATTCACATCGAACGTAGCTCGGGCGTTACTATATACAGCTCTGTGATCGGAACTGGCGACGACTGCATCTCTATAGGACAGGGGAACTCGCATGTGCTTCTAAGTGGGATCAAATGTGGACCCGGGCATGGTATCAG TGTTGGGAGCTTAGGAAGGTACCAGAATGAAGGAGATGTGAGGGGGCTCGTAGTTAGAGATTGCACTCTCGCTGGAACGACGAACGGGCTAAGGATAAAGACATGGGAGAATTCTCCTGGAAGTAGCTTGGCGACGAACATGACTTTCCAGAATATAGTGATGAAGAGCGTGGCAAATCCCATTATTATCGACCAGACGTATTGCCCTTACATGTCCTGTTCTTCAAAG GTGCCATCTCGTGTTAAGATCAGCGACATCTCCTTCAGGAGCATACGAGGAACATCGACAACCCCCGTGGCCGTGACTTTCCGGTGCAGCAGAGGGATCCCGTGCCAGAATATCAATCTCCACGACGTCCACCTAAGATACGTGGGGCGGGAACCTGCGACCGCCCAGTGCTTGAACATTAAGGCTAGGTATAGTGGGATGCAAATCCCTCCGCCATGCAAGTAA
- the LOC109725869 gene encoding probable inorganic phosphate transporter 1-10: MALKVLTALDHARTQYYHFKAIVIAGMGLFTDSYDFFCVSPVMTLIGRIYYSHDDDDDDDDDPGVIPPTIVSTAVAIALLGAVVGQLVFGALGDRVGRRRVYGICLVLMVASSFACGFSICRTRKCVLTSLCFFRFMLGVGIGGDYPLSATIMSEFANKRTRGSFIAAVFSMQGFGILASSGVTMAVTAAFDRATKSGDISPTHTPAGADLAWRIILMIGAVPAALTFYWRMAMPETARFTALVEHDVIKATTDMGRVSDYDFDLQTMLEDTESLQQQRGAPTAASPSPASYGLFSREFLRRHGRNLFACAAAWLIVDIPYYSSTLFQSRIYKPWFPDPQQVNAYQEAYNLAKCQAIIAVASAIPGYFASVYFIDRIGRRCIQMLGFAFMALFLFALAGTYNAYWHGHASAWFITLYALTFFFSNFGPNTTTFIIPAELFPARFRSTCHGISGASGKVGAIIGAVGFLWASQDRKRADVRRGYEPGIGIRNALIVLGAICVVGLAHTYVFTPETKMRSLEENEKEKDNEGAGGPGSGPQQTRDGDGEDDHEEELVVAVKEAELLPKMTSAASPSSDRSHQSSSPLHANYRGEQYGTASSPAS; the protein is encoded by the exons ATGGCATTGAAGGTGCTGACGGCGTTGGATCATGCTCGGACGCAGTACTACCACTTCAAGGCGATCGTGATCGCCGGGATGGGACTCTTCACCGACTCGTACGACTTCTTTTGCGTCTCCCCCGTGATGACGCTCATCGGCCGCATCTACTACAGCCacgacgatgacgatgacgatgacgatgacCCCGGCGTCATCCCGCCCACAATTGTCTCCACCGCCGTCGCCATCGCTCTCCTAGGCGCCGTCGTcggccaactcgtgttcggcgcGCTTGGCGACCGCGTGGGCCGGCGCCGCGTCTATGGCATCTGCCTCGTCCTCATGGTCGCCAGCTCCTTCGCCTGCGGCTTCTCCATCTGCCGCACGCGCAAATGCGTCCTCACCAGCCTCTGCTTCTTCAG GTTTATGCTGGGGGTGGGGATCGGAGGCGACTATCCGCTGTCGGCGACGATCATGTCGGAGTTCGCGAACAAGCGGACGCGGGGGTCGTTCATAGCGGCGGTGTTCTCGATGCAGGGGTTCGGGATCCTGGCGAGCTCGGGAGTGACGATGGCGGTGACGGCGGCGTTCGACCGGGCGACGAAGAGTGGCGACATCAGCCCGACTCACACGCCGGCGGGGGCGGACCTCGCGTGGCGGATCATCCTCATGATCGGCGCCGTCCCGGCTGCGCTCACCTTCTACTGGAGAATGGCCATGCCGGAAACCGCCAG gttCACGGCCCTGGTGGAGCACGACGTGATCAAGGCCACCACCGACATGGGCCGTGTTTCGGATTACGACTTCGACCTGCAAACTATGCTGGAGGATACAGAATCCCTGCAGCAGCAGCGCGGCGCACCGACGGCTGCCTCGCCTTCCCCCGCCTCCTACGGCCTCTTCTCCCGCGAGTTCCTGCGTCGCCACGGCCGCAACCTCttcgcctgcgccgccgcctGGCTCATCGTCGACATCCCCTACTACAGCAGCACCCTCTTCCAGTCTCGGATCTACAAGCCCTGGTTCCCCGACCCCCAGCAGGTCAACGCCTACCAGGAGGCCTACAACCTCGCCAAGTGCCAGGCCATCATCGCCGTCGCATCTGCCATCCCGGGCTACTTCGCCAGCGTCTACTTCATCGACCGCATCGGCCGCCGCTGCATCCAGATGCTCGGCTTTGCCTTCATggccctcttcctcttcgcccTTGCGGGGACCTACAACGCCTACTGGCATGGCCACGCCAGCGCCTGGTTCATCACCCTCTACGccctcaccttcttcttctccaacttcGGCCCCAACACCACCACCTTCATTATCCCCGCCGAGCTCTTCCCCGCGCGGTTCCGCTCCACGTGCCACGGCATCTCCGGGGCTTCCGGGAAGGTCGGGGCCATTATCGGGGCCGTCGGGTTCCTGTGGGCGTCGCAGGACAGGAAGAGGGCTGACGTACGGAGAGGGTACGAGCCGGGCATCGGGATAAGGAACGCGCTAATCGTACTCGGGGCCATCTGCGTGGTCGGCCTGGCACACACGTACGTGTTCACGCCGGAGACGAAGATGCGGTCGTTGGAGGAGAACGAGAAGGAGAAGGATAACGAGGGGGCAGGAGGGCCCGGGAGCGGTCCACAGCAGACGAGGGATGGCGACGGGGAGGATGATCATGAGGAGGAGTTGGTCGTGGCTGTGAAAGAAGCAGAGCTGCTGCCCAAGATGACGAGTGCTGCTAGTCCCTCCTCGGATAGGAGCCACCAGAGTAGCTCGCCTCTGCATGCGAATTATCGTGGTGAACAATACGGGACCGCCTCTTCTCCTGCTTCTTAA
- the LOC109725871 gene encoding uncharacterized protein At2g17340-like isoform X2, with protein sequence MESSSPSVPFPLLQTPIESTYRACTIPYRFPSDNPRKATPVEIQWIDLFLNSVPSFRQRAESDTSVADAPIKAEKFAQRYTAILEELKKNPESHGGPPDCILLCRLRELVLRELGFVDIFKKVKDEENAKAISLFEDVVRLNDAIEDEGKRVENLIRGILAGNIFDLGSAQLAEVFARDGMSFLASCQNLVSRPWVIDDLDAFKMSWTKKSWKKAVIFVDNSGADLVLGILPFARELLRHGTKVILAANDLPSINDVTYPELIEIIAKLKDENGQLAGVDASGLLVVNSGNDLPVIDLTAVSPELAFMASDADLVILEGMGRAIETNLYAQFKCDSIKIGMVKHPEVAQFLGGRLYDCVFKYNEKEN encoded by the exons ATGGAGAGCTCGTCTCCTTCGGTGCCGTTTCCGCTGCTGCAGACGCCGATCGAGTCCACGTACAGGGCGTGCACCATCCCCTACAGGTTCCCCTCCGACAACCCCCGCAAGGCCACCCCCGTCGAGATCCAGTGGATCGATCTCTTCCTCAACTCCGTCCCCTCTTTTAG GCAACGAGCAGAGAGTGACACCTCAGTAGCTGATGCTCCTATCAAAGCAGAAAAGTTTGCTCAAAG GTACACAGCAATCCttgaagaattaaagaaaaatccTGAGAGTCATGGCGGGCCACCGGATTGCATT CTTCTTTGTAGGCTTCGAGAGCTAGTTCTTAGAGAATTGGGGTTTGTCGATATATTCAAGAAGGTCAAG GACGAGGAAAATGCTAAAGCTATATCTCTATTTGAGGATGTTGTTCGGCTTAATGATGCTATTGAAGACGAAGGAAAACGAGTGGAGAACTTGATTAGGGGTATATTGGCAGGGAACATTTTTGATTTAGGATCTGCACAG CTTGCAGAAGTTTTTGCAAGGGATGGCATGTCTTTCCTGGCAAGTTGTCAGAATCTCGTATCTCGACCTTGGGTTATTGATGATTTGGATGCATTTAAAATGAGCTGGACCAAAAAGTCTTGGAAAAAG GCAGTCATTTTTGTTGACAACTCTGGTGCTGATTTAGTATTGGGTATATTGCCCTTTGCAAGAGAGTTACTCCGGCATGGGACAAAG GTGATTCTGGCTGCCAATGACCTGCCTTCTATTAATGATGTTACTTACCCTGAACTGATCGAGATTATCGCAAAG CTGAAGGATGAGAATGGGCAGTTAGCAGGTGTTGATGCTTCTGGCCTTCTTGTTGTTAATTCCGGTAACGACCTCCcg GTTATTGATCTAACAGCTGTGTCACCAGAACTTGCATTCATGGCAAGTGATGCAGACTTAGTCATACTGGAAGGAATG GGTAGAGCAATAGAGACTAATCTTTACGCGCAATTCAAATGTGACTCCATCAAGATTGGAATG GTTAAGCACCCGGAAGTTGCTCAGTTCTTGGGAGGGAGGCTTTATGATTGTGTATTCAAGTACAACGAG aAAGAAAACTGA